The Burkholderia mayonis DNA window CGATCACGTGATCGTCTGCGGGCACTACGGCTGCGGCGGCGTGCGCGCGTCGCTGCTGCCCCCGTCGCCCGAGTTGCCGCACGTGAGCCGCAGAATTGCGCCGCTTTGCGCGCTCGCCGGCCACCATCGCGCGGAACTCGACAGCGTTTCGCCCGACCAGGCCACCGACCGGCTCGCCGAGCTCAACGTGCTCGAGCAGGTCCGCCTGCTGCGCAGCTCTCCGATCATCCGCGACGCCGATCCCGCACCACTCGTGCACGGCTGGATCTTCTCGCTCGCCGACGGACGGCTCAAGGAACTCGCGTCCGGATACGCGGCCGCCGAACCGCAGCCGCAAGCCGAACGCGCAGAAGCCACGGCCGCCTGACCGGCCGGCGCCGCCGCGCCGCATTCCGCCTCAACCCGTTTTTTCCGTTCACTATGAAGAATCTACACGCTTCCTTCTCCACGTTTCCGCGCGACTTCGTGGCCGGTACCGTCGTGTTCCTCGTCGCGCTGCCACTCTGCCTCGGAATCGCCAGCGCATCCGGCGTCGAACCATTCGCCGGCCTCGTGTCCGGCATCGTCGGCGGTCTCATCGTCGCCGTACTGAGCGGTTCGCCGCTGTCCGTCAGCGGCCCCGCCGCGGGCCTCGTCGTGATCGTCGTCGACGGCATCGCCCAGCTCGGCAGCTTCCAGGCGTTCCTGCTCGCGGTGTTGTTGTCGGGCGTCATCCAGTTCGGCTTCGGTCTCCTGAAGGCGGGCCGGTTCGCCGCGTACGTGCCGTCGCCCGTGATCAAAGGGATGCTCGCCGCGATCGGGATTCTGCTCATCGTCAAGCAGATGCCGTTCGCGCTCGGCCTCGGCGGCGACGGCGACGCGCCGGGCCACGCGGTGCTCGCATCGAGCGTAATCGCGTTCGCGTCGCTCGCGCTCCTCGCCGTCTGGGAAACCCGCGCGATACGCCGCTTCGCGTTCGTGCGCCTCGTGCCCGCGCCGCTCGCCGTCGTGCTGCTCGGCATCGGCGCCACGGTCGCGCTCGGCTTCCTCGCCCCCCACTTCGCGCCGCCCGCCGAGCACCGGGTCGCATTGCCCGAGCTCGCGTCGTTCGCCGCGCTCGGCAATGCGCTGAAGACCGTCGACCTCGGCCCGAATTTCGCGCACCTGCTGAACCCCGACGTGTGGCGCATCGCGATCACGATCGCCGTCGTCGCGAGCCTCGAGACGCTGCTGAGCCTCGAAGCGGTCGAGCAAATCGATCCGAAGCGCCGCCCGAGCCAGCCGAACCGCGAGCTGAAGGCGCAAGGCGTCGGCAATCTCGTCGCGGGCGCGATCGGGGGGCTGCCGATCACGTCAGTGATCGTGCGCAGCTCGGTGAACGTGAACGCGGGCGCACAGAGCCGGATGTCGGCGATCGTGCACGGCGTGATGCTCGTCGTCAGCGTATTCGCGCTCACCGGGCTCCTCAACCTGATCCCGCTCGCGAGCCTCGCGGCGATCCTGATCCACACGGGCTTCAAGCTCGCGAAGCCGGCGCTCTTCACGTCGGTCGCGAAGCAAGGCCCCGGCGCGTTCCTGCCGTTCGCGGTGACGATCGCGGGCGTGCTCGCGATCGACCTCCTCGCCGGCATCGCGCTCGGCCTCGCCTGCTGCGTGCTGGCCGTCGCGTGCGCAAACCTGCGCAGTCCGGCAACGCTCGCGCAGCACGACGACCACTACCTGCTGTCGTTCCGCAAGGACGTGTCGTTCCTCGGCAAGGTGCAGATCAAGCACCATCTCGCGCAGATCCCGGATCGCGCGGTCGTCATCATCGACGCGACCCGCGCCGACTACATCGACCACGACGTGCGCGAGATGCTCGATGCGTTCGTCGCGGAGGCGCCGCTGCGCGAGATCACGGTCGACTACCGGCGCCAGGTCCAGCACGCGCGCGGCCGCGGCATCCGCTGGTTCTTCCGCAGTCCGAGCGCGCAGTGAGCGCTCGAGCCGGCGCATGCCGGCTCACCATGCGGTAGAAAAAACAACGCCCCGCGAGGCCATTGGCCCACGGGGCGTCGTTCATTCGGAACGCGGCGGCGATGCCGCCGCGCACGCATGGCGTGTGCTACGCGCGCTGCGGATTCAGCTTGTCGGCGTTCGAGTACAGCTTGTTCAGCGCGGCGATATACGCCTTCGCCGACGCGGCGACGATGTCCGGATCGGTGCCGACGCCGTTGACGATCCGTCCGCTCCTCGCCAGACGCACCGTCACTTCGCCCTGCGCCTGCGTGCCCGTCGTGATCGCGTTGACCGAATACAGCAGCAACTCGGCGCCGCTGCCCACTTCGGTCTCGATCGCATTGAACGTCGCGTCGACGGGGCCGTTGCCGCTCGCCTCGCCCGCCACTTCGCCGCCGTCGACCGCGAACACGACCTTCGCCTGCGGCCGCTCGCCCGTCTCCGAGCGCTGCGACAGCGACACGAACTTGTAGTGCTCATGCTCGTGCGCGAGCGCCGATTCCTCTTCGGTGACGATCGCGATGATGTCTTCGTCGAAGATCTCGGCCTTGCGGTCGGCGAGATCCTTGAAGCGCGCGAACGCGGCGTTCAGGTCGGCTTCGCTGTCGAGCGCGATGCCGAGCTCCTGCAGGCGCTGCTTGAACGCGTTGCGGCCCGACAGCTTGCCGAGCACGATCTTGTTCGCGGTCCAGCCCACGTCTTCCGCACGCATGATCTCGTACGTATCGCGCGCCTTCAATACGCCGTCCTGGTGGATGCCCGACGCGTGCGCGAACGCGTTCGCGCCGACGACCGCCTTGTTCGGCTGCACGACGAAGCCGGTGATCTGCGACACGAGCTTCGACGCCGGCACGATCTGCGTCGTGTCGATGCCGAGATCCAGGCCGAAGTAGTCCTTGCGGGTCTTCACGGCCATCACGATCTCCTCGAGCGACGTGTTGCCCGCGCGCTCGCCGAGGCCGTTGATCGTGCATTCGACCTGGCGCGCGCCGCCGATCTTCACGCCCGCGAGCGAGTTCGCGACCGCCATCCCCAGATCGTTGTGGCAATGCACCGAGAAGACCGCCTTGTCCGAGTTCGGGATGCGCTCGCGCAACGTCTTCACGAGGTTGCCGTACAGCTCCGGCACGCCATAGCCGACCGTATCCGCGATGTTGATCGTCGTCGCGCCCTCGGCGATCACGGCCTCCAGCACGCGGCAGAGGAAGTCCATGTCCGAGCGGCTGCCGTCTTCCGGCGAGAATTCGATGTTGTCGGTGAATTTGCGCGCGAAGCGCACCGCGAGGCGCGCCTGCTCGAACACCTGATCCGGCGTCATCCGCAGCTTCTTTTCCATGTGCAGCGGCGACGTCGCGATGAACGTATGGATCCGAAAGCTGTTCGCGGGCTTCAGCGCATCGGCCGCGCGCTGGATGTCCTTGTCGTTCGCGCGGGCGAGCGAGCAGATCGTGCTGTCCTTCACTTGCGACGCGATTGTGTGGATCGCGTCGAAGTCGCCGTTCGAGCTGGCCGCGAAGCCGGCTTCGATCACGTCGACCTTCATGCGCTCGAGCTGCTTCGCGATGCGGATTTTCTCTTCCTTCGTCATCGACGCGCCCGGCGATTGCTCGCCGTCGCGCAACGTCGTGTCGAAAATGATCAGCTTGTCTGTCATGGGGACTCCAGGTGTCGAATGGGGAAACACACGTGATGAAGCTCGCGCCACCGCAGGCGACGCTAGACAACAGACGAAGCTCGACGGAGGGCGAAAACGATCAGCGCGGCAGGCGCGCTAGCGCTAGCGCGCGTAGCGGCGCACCGGCTAGAAGAAGGGAGAGGCGGGAAAATGCGGTCATGCCGACGAATATAGCGGCATTCCCGGCCGCGCGCAATCGGCAGCTTTCTCGGGAGCCCGAACGCCGCGCCGCGCGGCATCCGGACGAGAAAAACGGCGGCTACGCGAGCCGCCGTCCTCGGTGCGCCCGGCGCGAGCCGGACTCGATTCGACGTCACGCCAGGCCAGGAAGAGCCCGTCAGTGCTCCCGCTGCGACGAGCGCGCCGGATTGGCCCGGCCGCGCACGGCCATATAGGCCCAGAACACGTAGCCGGACAGCCCGTACAGCACGAAGAGGCCAAACAGCATCAGCGGCGGATCGGACGACACGAGCACGAACGCGACGACGACGAGCAGGATCGCCGCGAACGGCACCCGATGCCGGACGTCGAGCGCCTTGCCGCTGTAGAACGGCGCGTTCGACACCATCGTCACGCCCGCGTAGACCGTGAACGCGAACGCGACCCACGGCAGCCAGCCGAGCTTCATCGGCACGCGGTTGTCGGTCGCGAGCCATACGAAGCCCGCGATCAGCGCCGCGGCGGCCGGGCTCGGCAGGCCCTGGAAGAAGCGCTTGTCGACGACGCCGATGTTCGTGTTGAAGCGCGCGAGACGCAGCGCGGCGCCCGAGCAATAGACGAACGCGGCGAGCCAGCCCCAGCGCCCCAGATCCTTCAGCACCCATTCGTACATCACGAGCGCGGGCGCGACGCCGAACGACACCATGTCCGACAGACTGTCGAACTGCTCGCCGAACGCGCTTTGCGTGTGCGTCATCCGCGCGACGCGTCCATCCATCCCGTCAAGCACCATCGCGGCGAAGATCGCGATCGCCGCGGTTTCGAAGCGCACGTTCATCGCCTGCACGACCGCGAAGAAGCCGCAGAAGAGCGCGGCCGTCGTGAACGCGTTCGGCAGCAGGTAGATGCCGCGCGTCCTCAGGAACCGCTGACGCGCGGCGCGCCGGCTCTCGACGGGCGCGACGTCCTGCGCGACCGATTTGTTGTGACGAAACGACCGCGGCCACGGAGCATTGCCGTTGCGCGGCCGGCGCGGTTTGAATGCGGCCATCGATACGTGTTCCCGATTACTGTTGTTCGGGCAGTTCGGCGAGGATCGTCGACGATGCGGACACCTTCTCGCCGATCGACACGCGCGCGCGGCTGCCCTTCGGCAGATACACGTCGACGCGCGATCCGAAGCGGATGAAACCGTAGCGTTGGCCGCGCGACACGGGCTCGCCCGCGCGCACGTAGCAGAGGATCCGGCGGGCGACGAGGCCCGCGATCTGCACGGCCGTCACGGTCTGGCCGGCCGCCGTCTGGATCACGACCGCGTTGCGCTCGTTCTCGGCTGACGCCTTGTCGAGCGCGGCGTTCAGGAACGCGCCCGGGAAATACTCGACCTTCTGCACCGCGCCGTCGACGGGCGAGCGCTGCGAGTGGACATTGAACACGTTCATGAACACGCTGATCTTCAGCGCTTCGCGATTCGCATACGGATCGTGCGCCATTTCGACCGCGACGATACGGCCGTCGGCCGGGCACAGCACTGCGTTCGCCTGCGTCGGGATCGCGCGCGGCGGATCGCGGAAGAACTGGACCACGAAGACGAGCAGCAGCCAGAACGGCCATGCGAGGCCGAACCCGCCGATGGCATGGATCAACAGCGCGACGACGGCCGCGATCGCGATGAACGGCCAGCCTTCGCGCGCGATGATCGGATGAGGATAGTTCATGGTTCGTTCTTCGTTGAATTGCAAAGCCCGTAGGATAGCAAAAGCCGCCCTCGGCTCCGGTGCCTTCGGGCGGCTTTTTGATGCCGACCCTCGATTCGGGGGCCGGATGGGACGCGCAGCTTAGTTCTTCGACTGGTCGACGAGCTTGTTCTTCGCGATCCACGGCATCATCGCGCGCAGCTTCGCGCCGACCTGCTCGATCTGGTGCTCGGCCGTCAGGCGGCGGCGCGATTGCAGCGTCGGTGCGCCGGCCTTGTTCTCGAGAATGAAGCTCTTCGCGTATTCGCCGGTCTGGATGTCGGTCAGGCACTGCTTCATCGCCTTCTTCGTCTCTTCGGTGACGACGCGCGGGCCCGTCACGTACTCGCCGTACTCGGCGTTGTTCGAGATCGAGTAGTTCATGTTCGCGATGCCGCCTTCGTAGATCAGGTCGACGATCAGCTTCAGCTCATGCAGGCACTCGAAATACGCCATTTCCGGCGCGTAGCCCGCTTCGACCAGCGTCTCGAAACCGGCCTTGATCAGCTCGACGGTGCCGCCGCACAGCACGGCCTGCTCACCGAACAGATCGGTCTCCGTCTCCTCACGGAAGTTCGTCTCGATGATGCCGGCACGGCCGCCGCCGTTCGCCGCCGCGTACGACAGCGCGATGTCGCGCGCCGCGCCCGACTTGTCCTGCGCGACCGCGATCAGGTGCGGCACGCCGCCGCCCTGCGCGTACGTGCCGCGCACCGTGTGGCCCGGCGCCTTCGGCGCGATCATGATGACGTCCAGATCCGCGCGCGGGATCACCTGGCCGTAATGGACGTTGAAGCCGTGCGCGAACGCGAGCGTCGCGCCCTGCTTGATGTTCGCGTGCACTTCCTGCGCGTAGACGGCGGCGATCTGCTCGTCGGGCAGCAGCATCATCACGACGTCCGCGCCCTTGACGGCTTCGGCCACTTCCTTGACCGCGAGGCCGGCGTTCTCGGCCTTGCTCCACGACGCGCCGCCCTTGCGCAGGCCGACCGTCACGTTCACGCCGCTGTCCTTCAGGTTCAGTGCGTGCGCATGGCCTTGCGAGCCGTAACCGATGATCGTGACTTGCTTGCCCTTGATGAGGGAGAGGTCGGCGTCCTTGTCGTAGAAAACTTTCATGATTGTTCCTTCGCTGATTCAGTGAAATTCGTTAGTGAGACCGGGCCCTGACGGCGCACCCGGCTCGTTCGGCGCGGCGGCGTCAAACCTTCAGAATGCGCTCGCCTCGACCGATGCCCGAGCTGCCGGTGCGCACGGTCTCGAGAATCGAGCCCGCGTCCAGCGCCTGAATGAATGCGTCGAGCTTGTCGCTCGCACCCGTCAATTCGATCGTGTAGGTCTTCTCGGTCACGTCGATGATACGGCCGCGGAAAATGTCCGCCATCCGCTTCATTTCTTCGCGCTCCTTGCCCACTGCCCTCACCTTGATGAGCATCAGCTCCCGCTCGATGTGTGCACCGTCGGTCAGGTCCACCACTTTCACCACCTCGATCAGGCGGTTCAGATGCTTCGTGATCTGTTCGATCACGTCGTCGGAGCCGATGGAAACGATGGTCAGGCGCGACAGCGACTGGTCTTCGGTCGGCGCCACCGTCAAGGTTTCGATGTTGTAGCCGCGTGCCGAGAACAGACCGACGACGCGCGACAACGCGCCCGGTTCGTTTTCCAGCAGGACGGAAATGATGTGTCTCATGTTCGCTTCTTCCAGAATTATCCCGTGTCGATTGCGTATCGCAGCGCACCGCCGCGTGCCACACCGCCCTTCGTGAAGGCGGCCGCCCGCGGGCTCGGGCGCGCATCGCGCCTTTACAGATCTTCCGATCCGAGCAGCATCTCGGTGATGCCCTTGCCGGCCTGGACCATCGGCCAGACGTTCTCGGTCGGGTCGGTCTGGAAGTCGAGAAACACGGTGCGGTCCTTCAGGCGTAGCGCTTCCTTCAGCGCCGGCTCGACGTCCGCGGATTTTTCGATGCGCATGCCGACATGGCCGTACGCCTCGGCGAGCTTCACGAAATCCGGCAGCGCATCCATGTACGAATGCGAATAGCGCTTGCTGTATTCGATCTGCTGCCACTGACGGACCATGCCGAGGTAGCGGTTGTTCAGCGAAATGATCTTCACCGGGGTGTCGTACTGCTTGCAGGTCGACAGCTCCTGGATGCACATCTGGATCGAGCCTTCGCCCGTGATGCAAAGCACGTCGTCGTCGGGATGCGCCATCTTGACGCCCATCGCCGCCGGCAAGCCGAAGCCCATCGTGCCGAGGCCGCCCGAATTGATCCAGCGGCGCGGCTTGTTGAAGCGGTAGAACTGCGCGGCCCACATCTGGTGCTGGCCGACGTCCGAGCAGACGAACGCGTTGCCGTCCGTCAGTTCCCATGCCTTCTCGACCACGTACTGCGGCTTGATGATCTCGCTTTCGCGGTCGTATTTCAGGCAGTCCTTCGCGCGCCAGCTTTCGATGTCCTTCCACCATTGCGCGAGCGCTTCGGTGTCCGGGCCATGCTCGGCCGTCTGCAGCTGCTCGATCAGATCCTTCAGCACTTCCTTCACGTCGCCGACGATCGGGATGTCGACCTTCACGCGCTTGCTGATCGACGACGGATCGATGTCGATGTGGATGATCTTGCGGGGACGCGACGCGAAGTGGCCCGGATCGCCGATCACGCGGTCGTCGAAGCGCGCGCCGATCGCGATCAGCACGTCGCAGTGCTGCATCGCCATGTTGGCTTCGTACGTGCCGTGCATGCCGAGCATGCCGAGGAACTTCTTGTCTGATGCGCGGTAGCCGCCGAGGCCCATCAGCGTGTTCGTGACAGGATAGCCGAGCAGGTCGGCGAACTGGTTCAGCTCGCGCGACGCGTCGGCGAGGATGATGCCGCCGCCCGTATAGATGTACGGCCGCTTCGCGGACAGGAGCAGCGCGACCGCCTTGCGGATCTGCCCTGAGTGGCCTTTCGTGACCGGGTTGTACGAGCGCAGCGACACGCTCTTGACGGGCTCGTACTCGCACGGCGTCTTCGACACGTCCTTCGGGATGTCGATCAGGACGGGACCGGGCCGGCCGGTGCGCGCGATGTAGAACGCCTTCTTGACGGTTTCCGCGAGCTCGCGCACGTCCTTCACGAGGAAGTTGTGCTTCACGCACGGCCGCGTGATGCCGACAGTGTCGCACTCCTGGAACGCGTCCTGGCCGATCGCCGCGGTCGGCACCTGGCCGCTGATCACGACGAGCGGGATCGAATCCATGTAGGCAGTGGCGATGCCCGTCACCGCGTTCGTCACGCCCGGGCCGGACGTGACGAGACACACGCCGACCTTGCCCGTCGAGCGCGAGTACGCGTCCGCGGCGTGCACGGCGGCCTGCTCGTGGCGCACGAGCACGTGTTGAATCTTGTCTTGCTTGTATAGCTCGTCGTAGATGTAGAGGACCGAGCCGCCAGGGTAGCCCCAGATGAATTCGACGTTCTCGTCGGCCAGTGCCTTCATGAGCACGGTGGCGCCGATGGAGCCGGTTTTCTGAGGGGAAAGGGATTCCGACGTGGAGAATTCCGCGCTGGGCATGTTCATCGATAACCTTTCGAATTTTCGGCAAAAAATTGATCGGGTGCTCTCTGCTGGGCTTGTGGCTCAGGTTCAAGCGGCGCGTCCAGTTGAAAGGCGGGCTTCATGGGCCAGCCTCAAATGTGACCATCACTTATGTTGCGAACTGGCAACGATAGCGGGTCCCCGACAGGCGGTCAAGCGGAAAATCCCGCGGCGCATCAATCCTCCTGCCGAAGCGAACGCGAACGTCCCGCCGAGGCCCGCGGCGAACCGCCACGCGCGCCCGTTTCTGCGGCCTGACAGCCCGATCAGGATGCCGTCGACGGCGAAATTTGTTAGCATCCGCGGGTTTTACGAAATTTTTCCGATCTTTTCACGCCGCAAGAACGCAGCGCAGACCTTCACGGAATGGCATCAGACAAGGAACTCGCGGACTTTCTGGCGGGCGTCGAAAGGCGCGCGTTCAAGCAGGCTGCTTACGCGGTGCGCGACGACGACGCGTCGCTCGACATCGTGCAGGATGCGATGATCCGGCTCGCGGAGAAGTACGGCGACCGCGCGGCCGCCGAGCTGCCGCTGCTTTTTCAGCGGATCCTTCAGAACGCGATCCACGACCATTTCCGCAGACAAAAGGTGCGCAACACCTGGGTCAGCCTGTTCTCGTCGCTGAACAATACCGACGACGAAGATTTCGACCCGCTGGAGACGCTCGAATCGGCGGACGGCGGCGGTGTCGAGAGCAGCGAGACGCGGCTCGAGCGCGAGCAGGTGCTCGCCCTCATCGACCATGAAATCCAGAAGCTCCCGGCGCGTCAACGGGAAGCCTTCCTGATGCGTTATTGGGAGGATATGGATGTCGCCGAGACAGCCGCCGCCATGGGGTGCTCAGAAGGCAGCGTCAAGACGCACTGCTCCCGAGCCACTCACGCACTGGCGGCCGCGCTCAAGGCCAAAGGAATCACGCTATGAGCTCCGCTCCCGCAACGAAAGAAGAAACCGATTTCGCCTTCAAGGTGCGTCGCGCGCTCGACGAGCGCGCGACCGCGCTGCCCGCCGCGACGACGGAGCGGCTCGCCGCCGCGCGTCGCGCCGCGCTCGCCCGCAAGAAGCCCGACGCCGCGATCGTGCTCGTGCCGGCGCTCGCCGGCAACGCCGGCACGCTCGAGCTGCGCCCGTCTGCCGAACCGCGCCGCAAGTCGCTCGCGCGCCGGCTGATCCGCGCGTGGCCGCTCGCGCTGCTGCTCGCGGGGCTCGTCGGCATCGCGTACTGGGAAGACATGCAGCGCACGGCCGAGCTCGCGGACATCGACGCGGCGATGCTGAGCGACAACCTGCCTCTCACCGCGTATCTCGACCACGGGTTCAACGCGTATCTGTCGCACACTCACTAACGCCAACGCATCAAGAAGAGGAACGCACGGGTGAGTCAAAAACGGGGATTGGCTGTCTTTTTCGGTTGCGTGATCGCGCTCATCGTCGCGTACGCCGCCACCTACCCGCGCTTTCACCCACAACCGGCCGCGGTGGCGGCGGCGAGCGCACCGGCGATCGCGTCGGCCGCGATCGCCCTCACGACCGACTTCCCGGCGCTGCCGCCGTCGAGCCCGCTGTCCTGGGCGCGCCTCACGCCGCCGCAGCGCGTCGCGCTCGCGCCGTTCGCGAATCAATGGGATTCGTTCAGCGACGAGCGCAAGCGCAAATGGCTGAAGATCGCGGCGCGCTTCCCGAAGATGTCGTCTGAAGCGCAAAAGCGCCTGCAGGAACGGATGACCGAGTGGGTCCGCATGACGCCCGAGCAGCGCCGCGTCGCACGCGAGAACTACCTGGTGTCGAAGGATCTGTCCGCGCAGGCTCGCGAGAAAGCCTGGAAGGCTTACCAAGAGCTGTCGCCCGAGCAGAAGGAGAAGCTCGCGGCGGCCGAGCGCCGGCGCCGGCCGACCGTCGTCAGCGCGCCGCCCACCGGCAAGACCGACCGCGACGTCAACCGGCTCGTCAACGCGCACGACCGTCATCCGGCGAGCGCGGCCGCCGCGAGCATCGCGCCGCCCGCCGCCAGCGCGCCCGCCGCGGCGCCCGCTCCGGCATCGACGACGACGGGCGCCGTCACGCCGGCCGTGCCCACGCCCGTCTCGCCGTCCGAGGCGCCGTCGCTCTTCAACGGTTCGTAAACGGCCGTGACGGCGCCCGCGATTCCGTCCGAGCCGCCGCCGAGTGTGCGCCGCCGGCTCGCCGCGCTCGTCTACGAAAGCCTGCTGCTGTTCGGCGTCGTGTTCTTTGCCGGCCTCGCGTTCGGCGTAACGCTCCACCAGCGCAACGGCCTCGACCATCACAATCTGCTCGCCGCGTGGATCGCGGCCGTCGTCGGCGTTTATTTCGTCTGGTTCTGGACGCACGGCGGCCAGACGCTGCCGATGAAGACCTGGCGGCTGCGCATCGAAACCGCGCGCGGCGCGCCGCTGTCGGTCGGCCGGGCGATCGTCCGCTACGCGCTCGGCTGGCTGTGGTTCCTGCCGCCCCTCGCGCTGCACCCGCTCGCGGGCTTCTCCGTGCCGCGCACGCTCGCGGCCGCGACCGCCTGGTTCGCGCTGTGGTCGCTAGCCGCGCGACTGCACCCGACGCGCCAGTTCCCGCACGATCGCCTCGCCGGCACCCGCATCGTCGCCGCGCCCCGCCACGGCTGATTCCCCGTAATAAGAACGTCTCGTGACTGTCACGGCACCGTCACGCCCGCATGGCGCAATGCCGATAACCTCAATCGGCGCGAGTCATGCATGGGCCAGAAAAAGTCCGCGACCTCCTTCTTTCGTGATCCTGCTGGCCTGCACGCCGCCAGCGCCTTCCTGTCCGGCTCCGCAGCGAGCGAAGTGCTCGCGCCGGCCCGTCCTCCCGCCGCGAGCGCCACGCGGCACGACGACCACGAGCCCGCCACGCACCACTACCGGACGATCTGGCTGTCGGACATCCACCTCGGCACGAGCGGCTGCCAGGCCGGGTATCTGCTCGACTTTCTCAAGCACAACGAATCGGAATACCTGTACCTCGTCGGCGACATCATCGATGGCTGGCAGCTCAGAAAGGGCTGGTACTGGCCGCAAGCGCACAACGACGTCGTTCAGAAGATCCTGCGCAAGGCGCGCAAAGGCACGCAGGTCGTGTACATCCCCGGCAACCACGACGAAGCCGCGCGCCAGTTCTGCGATCTCGCGTTCGGCGAGATCCACGTGCGCGGCGAGGCGTTCCATACGACGCTGTCGGGCAAACGTTTGTGGGTCGTCCATGGCGACCTGTTCGACGGCGTGATCCAGCACGCGAAGTGGCTCGCCTATCTCGGCGACACGCTGTACACGCTGATCCTCGTGCTGAACCGCTGGTTCAACCGGATCCGCAGCCGCTTCGGCTTTCAGTACTGGTCGCTGTCGCAATACCTGAAGCACCAGGTGAAGAACGCCGTGAACTTCATTTCGTCGTTCGAAGCGGTGATGACCGACGAAGCGCGTCGCCGCGGCTGCGACGGCGTCGTCTGCGGCCACATCCACAAGGCCGAGATCCGCGACATCGACGGCGTGCTCTATTGCAACGACGGCGACTGGGTCGAGAGCCTGTCCGCGCTCGTCGAGACGATGGAGGGCGAACTGAGGGTCGTCTACTGGACCGTGCTGCACACGCCGCCCGCCGCGCAATCGCGCAAGACGAAAGCCGCCACCGCCTGACCTCCGAAAGGATTGCCTGCGATGAAAATCATGATCGTCACCGATGCGTGGGAGCCGCAAGTCAACGGCGTCGTGCGCACGCTGAAGAGCACCGCGCGCGAGCTCATCGCGCTCGGCCACCGCGTCGAGCTCGTCACGCCGCTCGAGTTCCGCACGGTGCCGTGCCCGACCTATCCCGAAATCCGCCTGTCGATCCTGCCGTACAGGCGGCTGCGCGAGCGCCTGAACGCGTTCGAGCCGGACGCGCTGCACATCGCGACGGAAGGCCCGCTCGGCCTCGCCGCGCGCCGCTACGCGCGCGCCCGCAAGCTGCCGTTCACGACCGCGT harbors:
- a CDS encoding RNA polymerase sigma factor; this translates as MASDKELADFLAGVERRAFKQAAYAVRDDDASLDIVQDAMIRLAEKYGDRAAAELPLLFQRILQNAIHDHFRRQKVRNTWVSLFSSLNNTDDEDFDPLETLESADGGGVESSETRLEREQVLALIDHEIQKLPARQREAFLMRYWEDMDVAETAAAMGCSEGSVKTHCSRATHALAAALKAKGITL
- a CDS encoding RDD family protein, which gives rise to MTAPAIPSEPPPSVRRRLAALVYESLLLFGVVFFAGLAFGVTLHQRNGLDHHNLLAAWIAAVVGVYFVWFWTHGGQTLPMKTWRLRIETARGAPLSVGRAIVRYALGWLWFLPPLALHPLAGFSVPRTLAAATAWFALWSLAARLHPTRQFPHDRLAGTRIVAAPRHG
- a CDS encoding DUF3106 domain-containing protein — translated: MSQKRGLAVFFGCVIALIVAYAATYPRFHPQPAAVAAASAPAIASAAIALTTDFPALPPSSPLSWARLTPPQRVALAPFANQWDSFSDERKRKWLKIAARFPKMSSEAQKRLQERMTEWVRMTPEQRRVARENYLVSKDLSAQAREKAWKAYQELSPEQKEKLAAAERRRRPTVVSAPPTGKTDRDVNRLVNAHDRHPASAAAASIAPPAASAPAAAPAPASTTTGAVTPAVPTPVSPSEAPSLFNGS
- a CDS encoding UDP-2,3-diacylglucosamine diphosphatase, coding for MGQKKSATSFFRDPAGLHAASAFLSGSAASEVLAPARPPAASATRHDDHEPATHHYRTIWLSDIHLGTSGCQAGYLLDFLKHNESEYLYLVGDIIDGWQLRKGWYWPQAHNDVVQKILRKARKGTQVVYIPGNHDEAARQFCDLAFGEIHVRGEAFHTTLSGKRLWVVHGDLFDGVIQHAKWLAYLGDTLYTLILVLNRWFNRIRSRFGFQYWSLSQYLKHQVKNAVNFISSFEAVMTDEARRRGCDGVVCGHIHKAEIRDIDGVLYCNDGDWVESLSALVETMEGELRVVYWTVLHTPPAAQSRKTKAATA
- a CDS encoding acetolactate synthase 3 catalytic subunit codes for the protein MNMPSAEFSTSESLSPQKTGSIGATVLMKALADENVEFIWGYPGGSVLYIYDELYKQDKIQHVLVRHEQAAVHAADAYSRSTGKVGVCLVTSGPGVTNAVTGIATAYMDSIPLVVISGQVPTAAIGQDAFQECDTVGITRPCVKHNFLVKDVRELAETVKKAFYIARTGRPGPVLIDIPKDVSKTPCEYEPVKSVSLRSYNPVTKGHSGQIRKAVALLLSAKRPYIYTGGGIILADASRELNQFADLLGYPVTNTLMGLGGYRASDKKFLGMLGMHGTYEANMAMQHCDVLIAIGARFDDRVIGDPGHFASRPRKIIHIDIDPSSISKRVKVDIPIVGDVKEVLKDLIEQLQTAEHGPDTEALAQWWKDIESWRAKDCLKYDRESEIIKPQYVVEKAWELTDGNAFVCSDVGQHQMWAAQFYRFNKPRRWINSGGLGTMGFGLPAAMGVKMAHPDDDVLCITGEGSIQMCIQELSTCKQYDTPVKIISLNNRYLGMVRQWQQIEYSKRYSHSYMDALPDFVKLAEAYGHVGMRIEKSADVEPALKEALRLKDRTVFLDFQTDPTENVWPMVQAGKGITEMLLGSEDL
- a CDS encoding DUF3619 family protein, with product MSSAPATKEETDFAFKVRRALDERATALPAATTERLAAARRAALARKKPDAAIVLVPALAGNAGTLELRPSAEPRRKSLARRLIRAWPLALLLAGLVGIAYWEDMQRTAELADIDAAMLSDNLPLTAYLDHGFNAYLSHTH